A region of Aquarana catesbeiana isolate 2022-GZ linkage group LG08, ASM4218655v1, whole genome shotgun sequence DNA encodes the following proteins:
- the LOC141105159 gene encoding LOW QUALITY PROTEIN: uncharacterized protein (The sequence of the model RefSeq protein was modified relative to this genomic sequence to represent the inferred CDS: substituted 2 bases at 2 genomic stop codons), whose protein sequence is MTKPFSMDNDQNQVTERILDLTLEIIYLLTGEDYKVVKNISGDSLTLNSCLHGASPITVPPPHCLTKEKKILEVTKKIIDLLTGEVPIRCQDVTVYFSMEEWEYLEAHNDLYKDVMMDNQPPLTSPDGSSNGNPPERCPRPLYSRDSTQEGLTIPHHRQGEEVKDIKSEVKEEERLVSGDQQSMEEGEMIMESKQEESSLHMDTAGGHCVRNISEEHLMSSPDYISKSNDIAQHFPGENVITENIQRSMDPSNPQESSDVSHDGTPETPPSNPKESSLSQEGVHTGERLLSCTVCGKSFTKNRNLLRHQRVHTGERPHSCSECGKCFIDKPRLIRHQRSHTGERPYSCSECGKCFTEKGDLLRHQRIHTGERPFSCPECGKGFTRKRSLVTHKKIHSGEHPYSCPECGKCYIQKGDFLKHQKSHTSKGPQSCSECGKCFTLKKNLLTHQKIHTGERPFSCPECGKCFIQKASLLTHQRYHTGVRPFSCSECGKCFTERGSLLRHERIHTGEHPHSCSECGKGFKMKAELLKHQKSHTGEHPYSCPECGKCFLEKGELLKHERSHTGEGPYSCSECGKCFTLKGNLHTHQRIHTGERPYWCPECGNCFSQKASLLRHQRYHTGERPYPCLECGKCFTEKISLVRHQRTHTGERPXXCSRCRKCFTERARLLKHQRIHTGEHPHSCPETNKCLTDKRSLIKHQDIHAGECSYPCPECGKCFMQKHTLQTHRRIHTGERPYSCPECGKCFTQKGGLATHMKIHKGERPYSCPECGKCFTEKQSLVEHQNIHTGERPFSCPECGKCFRHKVSLRKHQRCHTGERPYLCSECGKCFMQKYTLQLHQRIHTGERPYSCTECGKDFIQKGSLLKHQRSHTGEHPFSCSECGKRFTEKSNLLRHQRIHTGERPFSCSECGKCFIQQGDLHKHQRSHTGERPYSCSECGKCFTHKVKLTIHQRIHTGERPYSCSECGKSFIEKAVLVKHQRSHTGERPYSCSECWKSFTVKGNLLRHQRIHTGERPYSCPECGKSFTQKVILVEHQKVHTGERPYSCSECGKMFTEKGSLLRHQRVHTGERRYSCLECGKYFSDKGNLLRHQGRHTGKHLYPCSECGKSFSHERTLVEHQRVHTGERPYSCSECGKFFTRKCNLRTHTRIHTDEHPYSCSECGKCFINKGGLLNHQRSHTGERPFSCSECGKCFMRNIDLLLHQRFHTGERPYSCSECEKCFITNGHLLMHQRIHTGERPFSCSECGKCFTRKEHLLKHERIHTGERPYSCSECGKCFIRKEHLLLHQRTHTGERPYSCPECGKCFSEKGVLVIHQRVHTGERPYLCSECGKSFTAKGVLVIHQRVHTGERLYSCSECGKSFNQKGNLAKHQKTHRGAS, encoded by the exons ATGACCAAACCATTCAGCATGGACAACGACCAAAACCAAGTGACTGAGAGGATATTGGACCTCACCCTggaaatcatctatctgctgacaggagag GATTACAAAGTAGTGAAGAACATTTCTGGTGATTCATTAACACTTAACAGCTGTCTTCATGGGGCgtcacccatcacagtgcctccacctcactgcctgacaaaagaaaagaagattctagaagtcaccaagaagatcattgatctgctgacaggagag gttcctataaggtgtcaggatgtcactgtctatttctccatggaggagtgggagtatttagaagcaCACaatgatctctacaaggacgtcatgatggacaatcagccgcccctcacatcaccgg atggatccagtaatgggaacccaccagagagatgtccccgtcctctgtattcccgggattccacacaggaaggtctcaccatccctcaccatcgtCAG ggtgaagaagtGAAAGACATCAAAtctgaggttaaagaagaagagaggttggtgagtggagatcagcagtctatggaggagggggagatgattatggaaagtaaacaggaggaatcttctctacatatggacacag CAGGTGGTCACTGTGTCCGGAACATCTCTGAGGAACATCTTATGTCATCTCCAGACTATATCTCAAAATCTAATGACATCGCTCAGCACTTTCCAGGAGAAAATGTCATTACTGAAAACATACAGAGATCGATGGATCCCTCCAATCCTCAGGAGTCATCTGATGTATCACATGATGGAACTCCAGAGACGCCTCCTTCAAACCCCAAGGAATCTTCCCTAAGCCAAGAAGGAGTTCACACAGGAGAGCGTTTATTGTCATGTACCGTGTGCGGGAAATCGTTCACTAAAAACAGAAACCTTCTTAGGCATCAGAGagttcacacgggcgagcgtccccattcatgttcagagtgcgggaaatgtttcatagACAAACCAAGGCTCATTCGACACCAAAGAAGTCACaccggtgagcgtccctattcatgttcagagtgcggaaaatgctTCACCGAGAAAGGAgaccttcttagacaccagaggattcacacgggtgagcgccctttttcgtgtccagagtgcgggaaaggttttacTCGGAAAAGAAGCCTTGTTACACACAAGAAAATTCACTCCGGGGAGCATCCCTATTCAtgtccagagtgtgggaaatgttacaTTCAGAAAGGAGACTTTCTTAAACATCAGAAAAGTCACACTAGTAAGGGTCCTCagtcatgttcagagtgtggaaaatgtttcacTCTCAAAAAAAACCTTCTtacacaccagaaaattcacacgggtgagcgtcccttttcctgccccgagtgcgggaaatgttttattcaGAAAGCAAGCCTTCTTACACACCAGAGATATCACACAGGTGTACGCcctttctcatgttcagagtgcgggaaatgtttcactgagagAGGAAGCCTTCTTAGACAcgagagaattcacacgggtgaacaTCCCCATtcgtgttcagagtgtgggaaaggtttcaAGATGAAAGCAGAGCTTCTTAAGCATCAGAAAAGCCACACTGGTGAACATCCCTATTCTtgcccagagtgcgggaaatgtttcctcgAGAAAGGAGAACTTCTTAAACATGAGCGAAGTCACACTGGCGAGGGTccctattcgtgttcagagtgtggaaaatgtttcacTCTCAAAGGAAACCTTCAcacacaccagagaattcacacgggtgagcgtccctactGGTGTCCGGAGTGCGGGAATTGTTTTAGTCAGAAAGCGAGCCTTCTTAGACATCAGAGAtatcacacaggtgaacgtccctaTCCGTGtttggagtgcgggaaatgttttactgagAAAATAAgccttgttagacaccagagaactcacacaggtgaacgtccctaATGATGTTCAAGGTGTAGGAAATGTTTCACTGAAAGAGCCAGACTTCTGAAACACCAGAGAATACACACAG gtgagcatccCCATTCGTGTCCAGAGACCAACAAATGCTTAACTGATAAAAGAAGCCTCATCAAACACCAGGATATTCACGCGGGTGAATGTTCTTATCCGTGtccagagtgcggaaaatgtttcatGCAAAAACATACACTTCAAACACACCggagaattcacacgggcgagcgtccctattcatgtccagagtgcgggaagtgtttcactcAGAAAGGAGGCCTGGCCACACACATGAAAATTCACAAGggcgagcgtccctattcatgtccagagtgcgggaaatgcttcacCGAGAAACAAAGCCTTGTTGAACACCAGAatattcacacaggtgagcgccctTTTTCGTGCCCAGAGTGCGGAAAATGCTTTAGACACAAAGTGAGCCTCCGTAAACACCAGAGgtgtcacacaggtgagcgtccctatctgtgttcagagtgcgggaaatgtttcatgcAGAAATATACGCTTCAGttgcaccagagaattcacacgggcgagcggcCTTActcatgtacagagtgcgggaaagATTTCATTCAGAAAGGAAGCCTTCTGAAAcatcagagaagtcacacaggtgagcatcctttttcctgttccgagtgcgggaaacgtttcactgaaaaaagcaaccttcttagacaccagagaattcacacgggtgagcgtcctttctcatgttcagagtgtggaaaatgtttcatTCAGCAAGGAGACCTTCAtaaacaccagagaagtcacacgg GAGAGCGtccgtattcatgttcagagtgcgggaaatgtttcactcacaAAGTAAAACTTACTATACACCAGAGAATCCACACAGGTGAgcgcccttattcatgttcagagtgcgggaaatctttcattgaGAAAGCAGtgcttgttaaacaccagagaagtcacacgggtgagcgtccttattcatgttcagagtgctggAAATCTTTCACTGTGAAAGGAAACCtccttagacaccagagaattcacactggtgaacgtccttattcatgtCCAGAATGTGGGAAATCTTTCACCCAGAAAGTAATACTTGTTGAACACCAGAaagttcacacgggtgagcgtccttattcatgttcagagtgcgggaaaatgTTCACTGAGAAAGGAAGCCTCCTaagacaccagagagttcacactggtgagcgtcgtTATTCATGTCTAGAATGTGGGAAATATTTCAGTGATAAAGGAAACCTTCTTAGACACCAGGGAAGACACACAGGTAAGCATCTttatccatgttcagagtgtgggaaatctttcagtcATGAAAGAACTCTTGTTGAACATCAGAGAGTTCACACAggagagcgtccttattcatgttcagagtgcgggaaatttttTACCAGGAAATGTAACCTTCGTACACATACGAGAATTCACACGGATGagcatccttattcatgttcagagtgcggaaaatgtttcatTAACAAGGGAGGCCTTCTTAACcatcagagaagtcacacaggagaGCGTCcgttttcctgttcagagtgcgggaaatgtttcatgcGCAACATAGATCTTCTTttacaccagagatttcacaccggtgagcgcccttattcatgttcagagtgtgagaAATGTTTCATCACCAATGGACACCTTCTTatgcaccagagaattcacacgggtgaacgtcctttttcgtgttcagagtgcgggaaatgttttaccagGAAAGAACATCTTCTTAAACATGAGAGAATTCACACCGGTGAgcgcccttattcatgttcagagtgcgggaaatgtttcattaggAAAGAACATCTTCTtttacaccagagaactcacactggcgagcgtccttattcgtgtccagagtgcgggaaatgtttcagtgaGAAAGGAGTACTTGTTATTCATCAGAGGGtccacacaggtgagcgtccttatttatgttcagagtgcgggaaatccttcACCGCGAAGGGAGTACTTGTTAttcaccagagagttcacacgggtgaacgtctttattcatgctcagagtgcgggaaatctttcaatcaGAAAGGAAACCTTGCTAAACACCAGAAGACACACCGAGGAGCATCCTGA